In Deinococcus sp. QL22, the following are encoded in one genomic region:
- the ndk gene encoding nucleoside-diphosphate kinase: protein MERTFAMIKPDGVRRGLTPEILARIQKKGYRVVGLKQMTIARETAESHYGEHKERPFFGELVNFITGGPVVAIALEGENAILGWRGMMGATNPANAAPGSIRADFATTTGENVTHGSDSPESAERELALFFAPGELL from the coding sequence ATGGAACGTACTTTTGCCATGATCAAGCCCGATGGGGTTCGCCGGGGCCTGACGCCCGAAATTCTCGCCCGCATTCAGAAGAAGGGCTACCGCGTGGTTGGCCTGAAGCAAATGACGATTGCCCGTGAAACCGCCGAATCGCACTACGGCGAGCACAAAGAGCGCCCCTTTTTCGGGGAACTCGTAAACTTTATTACGGGCGGCCCTGTGGTCGCTATTGCCCTGGAGGGCGAAAACGCCATTTTGGGCTGGCGCGGCATGATGGGCGCGACCAACCCTGCCAACGCCGCTCCCGGCAGCATCCGCGCTGACTTTGCCACCACCACTGGCGAAAACGTAACGCACGGCAGCGACAGCCCTGAGAGTGCCGAGCGCGAACTGGCCCTGTTCTTCGCACCGGGCGAACTGCTCTAA